From one Bos indicus x Bos taurus breed Angus x Brahman F1 hybrid chromosome 7, Bos_hybrid_MaternalHap_v2.0, whole genome shotgun sequence genomic stretch:
- the CANX gene encoding calnexin, with protein sequence MEGKWLLCMLLVLGTALVQAHDGHDDDVIDIEDDLDDVIEEVEDSKSKPDASSPPSPKVTYKAPVPTGEVYFADSFDRGTLSGWILSRAKKDDTDDEIAKYDGKWEVDEMKESKLPGDKGLVLMSRAKHHAISTKLNKPFIFDTKPLIVQYEVNFQNGIECGGAYVKLLSKTPELNLDQFHDKTPYTIMFGPDKCGEDYKLHFIFRHKNPKTGVYEEKHAKRPDADLKTYFTDKKTHLYTLILNPDNSFEILVDQSVVNSGNLLHDMTPPVNPSREIEDPEDRKPEDWDERPKIPDPDAVKPDDWDEDAPAKIPDEEATKPEGWLDDEPEYVPDPDAERPEDWDEDMDGEWEAPQIANPKCESAPGCGVWQRPMIDNPNYKGRWKPPMIDNPNYQGIWKPRKIPNPDFFEDLEPFKMTPFSAIGLELWSMTSDIFFDNFIVCGDRRVVDDWANDGWGLKKAADGASEPGVVGQMIEAAEERPWLWVVYILTVALPVFLVILFCCSGKKQASPVEYKKTDAPQPDVKEDEEEKEEEKEKGDEEEDGEEKLEEKQKSDVEEDGDTVSQEEDDRKPKAEEDEILNRSPRNRKPRRE encoded by the exons ATGGAAGGAAAGTGGTTGCTGTGTATGTTACTGGTCCTTGGAACTGCTCTTGTTCAAGCTCATGATGGACATGATGATGATGTGATTGACATTGAGGATGACCTTGATGACGTCATTGAAGAGGTAGAAGACTCAAAATCGAAGCCAGATGCCAGCAGTCCGCCATCGCCAAAG GTCACCTACAAAGCTCCAGTTCCAACCGGGGAAGTGTATTTTGCTGATTCCTTTGACAGAGGAACTCTATCAGG gtggattttatCCAGAGCCAAGAAAGATGACACTGATGACGAAATTGCCAAatatgatg GAAAGTGGGAGGTAGATGAAATGAAGGAATCGAAACTTCCAGGCGATAAAGGACTTGTGTTGATGTCTCGGGCCAAACACCATGCTATCTCTACTAAACTGAACAAGCCCTTCATCTTCGATACCAAGCCTCTCATTGTTCA GTATgaggttaatttccaaaatgggaTAGAATGTGGTGGTGCCTATGTGAAACTACTTTCCAAAACCCCAGAGCTCAATCTG GATCAGTTCCACGACAAGACCCCCTATACGATTATGTTTGGTCCAGATAAATGTGGAGAGGACTATAAATTGCACTTCATTTTCCGCCACAAAAACCCCAAAACGGGTGTATATGAAGAAAAGCATGCTAAGAGGCCAGATGCAGATCTGAAGACCTATTTTACTGATAAGAAAACACATCTTTATACATTAA tcctGAATCCAGATAATAGTTTTGAAATATTAGTGGACCAATCTGTTGTTAACAGTGGGAATCTGTTACATGACATGACTCCTCCTGTAAATCCTTCACGTGAAATTGAGGACCCAGAAGACCGGAAGCCTGAAGATTGGGATGAAAGACCAAAAATACCAGATCCTGATGCTGTCAAACCAGATGACTG GGATGAAGATGCCCCTGCTAAGATTCCAGATGAAGAAGCTACGAAGCCCGAAGGCTGGTTAGATGATGAGCCTGAGTATGTGCCTGACCCAGACGCAGAGAGGCCGGAGGACTG GGATGAAGATATGGACGGAGAATGGGAGGCTCCTCAGATTGCCAACCCTAAGTGTGAGTCGGCCCCTGGGTGCGGTGTCTGGCAGCGACCCATGATTGACAACCCTAATTATAAGGGCAGATGGAAGCCCCCCATGATTGACAACCCTAACTACCAG GGAATCTGGAAACCACGGAAAATACCAAATCCAGATTTCTTTGAAGATCTAGAGCCTTTCAAAATGACTCCTTTTAGTGCTATTGGTTTAGAACTGTGGTCTATGACTTCGGACATTTTTTTTGACAACTTTATTGTTTGTGGTGATCGAAGAGTAGTTGACGATTGGGCCAATGATGGATGGGGTCTGAAGAAAGCTGCAGATGGGGCTTCTGAG CCAGGTGTAGTGGGGCAGATGATTGAGGCAGCTGAGGAGCGCCCGTGGCTCTGGGTGGTCTACATTTTGACTGTGGCTCTGCCCGTGTTTCTTGTCATCCTCTTCTGCTGTTCTGGAAAG AAACAGGCCAGCCCTGTGGAATACAAAAAGACTGATGCTCCTCAGCCAGATGTgaaggaagatgaagaagaaaaggaagaggagaaggaaaagggagatGAAGAGGAGGACGGTGAAGAGAAACTTG aagagaagcagaaaagtgATGTTGAAGAAGATGGTGACACTGTCAGTCAAGAGGAGGACGACAGGAAGCCTAAAGCAGAG GAGGATGAAATTTTGAACAGATCACCAAGAAACAGAAAGCCGAGAAGAGAGTGA